A window of the Acidimicrobiales bacterium genome harbors these coding sequences:
- a CDS encoding ISL3 family transposase, whose translation MFNPTRACELLVGLSAVNIVDVTEPLPGRLEVTVESIIETPACPQCRERAWVKDRPVVELADLTCFGRPVRLRWRKHRFCCPRIWCQQRSWTHEDPKIAAPRLSLTDRAARWATVQVGRHGRAVSDVAAELGADWHAVNDAVVAYGQALLDADTDRVGTVDALGVDEVLFARRGRWRTQAWSTSIVDVARGQLIDVIEGRSSIGLCEWLAETPPSWRDTICWAVLDLSGPWRLAFDTMLPDATQIADPFHLIKLANQRLDEVRRRVQNQTLGHRGHKDDPLYRCRRLLTMADERLDEDGRAKLLGLLDAGDPHGEVRNAWHAKETVRSIYDIDDPVLAAEFVERLGHDLQDQDCPPEIQRLGRSIVRWSNQISAWHQARVSNGPTEAANNLIKRVKRVAFGFRQFTNYRIRALLYAGRPNWDLLATITPR comes from the coding sequence GCGCGCGTGCGAGCTGCTGGTCGGCTTGAGCGCGGTCAACATCGTCGACGTCACCGAACCGCTGCCCGGCCGGCTCGAGGTCACCGTCGAATCGATCATCGAGACGCCGGCGTGTCCGCAATGCCGCGAACGGGCTTGGGTGAAGGACCGGCCCGTGGTCGAACTCGCCGACCTGACCTGTTTCGGACGGCCGGTGAGGTTGCGGTGGCGCAAGCACCGCTTCTGCTGCCCCAGGATCTGGTGCCAGCAGCGGTCCTGGACGCACGAGGACCCCAAGATCGCAGCGCCCCGGTTGTCGTTGACCGACCGGGCCGCACGGTGGGCCACGGTGCAGGTCGGCCGCCACGGTCGTGCGGTCAGCGATGTCGCCGCCGAGCTTGGTGCTGACTGGCACGCCGTGAACGACGCCGTGGTCGCCTACGGGCAAGCGCTCCTCGATGCCGATACCGACCGGGTCGGCACGGTGGACGCGCTCGGGGTCGATGAGGTCTTGTTCGCGAGGCGGGGTCGGTGGCGGACCCAGGCGTGGTCGACCTCGATTGTTGATGTTGCCCGGGGTCAGTTGATCGATGTGATCGAGGGCCGCTCATCGATCGGGTTGTGTGAATGGCTTGCTGAGACGCCGCCGTCGTGGCGGGACACGATCTGTTGGGCGGTGCTGGACCTGTCGGGTCCGTGGCGGCTCGCGTTCGACACGATGCTCCCCGACGCCACCCAGATCGCGGATCCGTTCCACCTGATCAAGCTGGCGAACCAGCGTCTCGATGAGGTCCGTCGCCGGGTCCAGAACCAGACCCTCGGGCACCGGGGCCACAAAGACGACCCGCTCTACCGATGCCGGCGGCTGCTCACCATGGCTGATGAACGCCTCGACGAGGATGGTCGAGCCAAGCTGTTGGGCCTGCTCGACGCTGGGGACCCGCACGGTGAGGTCCGCAACGCGTGGCATGCGAAAGAGACGGTGCGCAGCATCTACGACATCGACGACCCCGTGCTCGCGGCCGAGTTCGTCGAACGGCTCGGTCACGATCTCCAAGACCAGGACTGCCCGCCCGAGATCCAGCGTCTCGGGCGGTCGATTGTCCGCTGGAGCAACCAGATCTCGGCCTGGCACCAGGCCCGGGTGTCGAACGGGCCGACCGAGGCGGCGAACAATCTGATCAAGAGGGTCAAGCGTGTGGCGTTCGGGTTCCGCCAGTTCACCAACTACCGGATCCGTGCCCTGCTCTACGCCGGCCGACCCAACTGGGACCTACTCGCCACCATCACACCCCGCTGA